One genomic window of Cannabis sativa cultivar Pink pepper isolate KNU-18-1 chromosome 2, ASM2916894v1, whole genome shotgun sequence includes the following:
- the LOC115721437 gene encoding uncharacterized protein LOC115721437 has translation MSYGQFSQNSQHDHRRRGKLAEPNLSESEGKSKMEKAKQFLQPTQADLDIISRLVIPTHRPGADTSFYEDFALKGIRVDRVEQGLVVCTFKVPPRLTDRNGKLATAAIANLVDEVGGAVAHTEGLPMNVSVDMSISFLSSAMVGDELEITSRLLGRKGGYSGTLVLLKNKVSGELIAEGRHSLFGKHASKL, from the exons ATGTCATATGGTCAGTTTAGTCAGAATTCCCAGCACGATCACAGAAGAAGAGGAAAGCTGGCCGAACCGAACCTATCTGAAAGTGAAGGGAAATCGAAAATGGAAAAGGCAAAGCAATTTCTGCAACCGACCCAAGCAGATTTAGACATAATCTCTCGCCTCGTCATTCCAACCCACCGACCCGGTGCTGATACCAGTTTCTACGAAGATTTCGCCCTCAAAGGCATCCGAGTGGACCGAGTCGAACAAGGTCTAGTTGTTTGTACCTTCAAGGTCCCTCCTCGTCTCACC GATAGGAATGGAAAATTAGCTACGGCCGCAATTGCAAATCTGGTCGATGAAGTCGGCGGTGCAGTAGCTCATACTGAGGGTCTACCCATGAATGTATCAGTGGACATGTCCATTTCATTTTTATCTTCGGCCATGGTTGGT GATGAATTGGAGATTACATCAAGGCTTTTAGGTAGAAAAGGAGGTTATTCTGGAACTTTAGTGCTATTGAAGAACAAAGTGTCTGGTGAGCTAATTGCTGAAGGTCGACATTCATTGTTTGGAAAACATGCTAGCAAACTCTGA